In the genome of Manis javanica isolate MJ-LG chromosome 17, MJ_LKY, whole genome shotgun sequence, one region contains:
- the ZNF566 gene encoding zinc finger protein 566 isoform X5 produces the protein MERLTRHDLQCSSFRDDWECDGQCEIQHGSQEGHVSQLMLTHEVLPTFSQHPSFTLQQVINKEKYCSAKEYRKTFRHDSQLTTRQIIDTIEKPYECKECGKAFRHPSRLSHHQKIHTGKKPFECKECGKTFICGSDLTRHHRIHTGEKPYECKECGKAFSSGSNFTRHQRIHTGEKPYECKECGKAFSSGSNFTQHQRIHTGEKPYECKECGNAFSQSSQLIKHQRIHTGEKPYECKECEKAFRSGSDLTRHQRIHTGEKPYECKICGKAYSQSSQLISHHRIHTGEKPYEYRECGKTFDYGSQLIQHQNLYW, from the coding sequence ATGGAAAGACTTACAAGACATGACCTTCAGTGCTCTAGTTTCAGAGATGATTGGGAATGTGATGGCCAGTGTGAGATACAACACGGCTCTCAGGAGGGACATGTCAGTCAGCTGATGCTCACTCATGAAGTTCTGCCCACTTTCAGTCAGCATCCATCCTTCACATTACAGCAGGTCATTAATAAAGAGAAATACTGTTCAGCTAAGGAATATAGGAAAACCTTTAGACATGACTCACAGCTTACTACACGTCAAATAATTGATACCATTGAGAAgccctatgaatgtaaggaatgtggaaaggCCTTTAGACATCCCTCAAGACTCAGTCATCATCAGAAAATTCATACTGGCAAGAAACCAtttgaatgtaaggaatgtggaaaaacCTTTATTTGTGGCTCAGACCTTACTCGGCATCACAGAATTCACACTGgcgagaaaccctatgaatgtaaagaatgtggaaaGGCCTTTAGTAGTGGCTCAAACTTCACTCgacatcagagaattcacactGGTGAGAAGCCTTatgaatgtaaagaatgtggaaaGGCCTTTAGTAGTGGCTCAAACTTTACTcagcatcagagaattcatacaggggagaaaccctatgaatgtaaggaatgtggcaATGCCTTCAGTCAGAGCTCACAACTTATTAAACATCAGAGAATCCATACAGGtgagaaaccttatgaatgtaaaGAATGTGAAAAGGCTTTTCGTTCTGGTTCAGACCTTACtcgacatcagagaattcatactggtgagaaGCCCTATGAATGTAAGATATGTGGGAAGGCCTATTCGCAGAGTTCACAACTTATTAGTCATCATAgaattcatactggtgagaaaccctatgaataTAGGGAATGTGGGAAGACCTTTGATTATGGCTCACAACTTATTCAGCATCAAAATTTGTACTGGTGA